The Hymenobacter sp. 5317J-9 genome has a window encoding:
- a CDS encoding DUF4145 domain-containing protein, which translates to MEITTNSGRAEINGLPNHCPFCHYLIRPIPLYGLNIGQNQQLDVFMACPNSICKKGFIAYYNYNYINNDYNYSGGMTSGNIIRKEIPTSVSGISTQFGVIYNQAFAAEQQSLFEICGVGYRKALEFLIKDYAIEKEPSKQETIEKKALMACINEYVNDTRIKLVATRAVWLGNDETHYVRKWEGKNLDDLKRLIDLTMHWIEMEKLTEGFGVDMPESKK; encoded by the coding sequence ATGGAAATAACCACTAACTCTGGACGAGCCGAAATTAATGGCTTACCAAACCACTGTCCTTTTTGCCATTATTTGATTCGACCCATTCCTCTCTATGGGTTGAATATTGGACAAAATCAACAACTGGATGTGTTCATGGCATGCCCTAATTCAATATGCAAAAAAGGGTTTATTGCATATTATAACTACAATTACATTAATAACGATTACAACTATTCGGGAGGTATGACTTCAGGAAACATTATCCGAAAAGAAATCCCTACTTCTGTTTCGGGTATTTCTACTCAATTTGGTGTAATCTATAATCAAGCGTTTGCAGCAGAGCAGCAATCCTTATTTGAAATCTGTGGCGTTGGTTATAGGAAAGCACTTGAGTTTCTTATAAAGGATTACGCAATCGAAAAAGAGCCATCTAAACAAGAAACAATAGAGAAAAAAGCTCTTATGGCCTGCATTAATGAGTACGTGAATGATACTCGAATTAAGTTGGTAGCAACACGTGCAGTTTGGCTTGGCAACGATGAGACACATTATGTCAGGAAATGGGAAGGCAAAAACCTAGACGACCTGAAAAGACTGATAGACTTGACAATGCACTGGATTGAAATGGAGAAATTGACAGAAGGATTTGGAGTTGATATGCCAGAGAGCAAAAAATAA
- a CDS encoding cytochrome c, which yields MKKLFVMLSLLALSAGPAAAQKKPPVKAPAKKAVGVPAAVLAQGKSVYVQNCLSCHQADGLGVDGLNPPLAKTDYVLGDKTRLTKVLLNGLQGVDINGEPYNNVMPAQESLTDAQIAAVLTYVRNSFGNKASAVSATEVKAIRANNKK from the coding sequence GTGAAGAAGCTATTCGTGATGCTGTCGCTGCTGGCCCTGTCGGCCGGTCCTGCCGCCGCCCAAAAGAAACCACCCGTGAAAGCGCCCGCCAAAAAAGCCGTGGGCGTGCCCGCCGCCGTGCTGGCGCAAGGCAAATCGGTTTACGTGCAAAATTGCCTGAGCTGCCACCAGGCCGACGGTCTGGGCGTGGACGGCCTGAACCCGCCGCTGGCCAAGACCGACTACGTGCTGGGCGACAAAACCCGCCTCACCAAGGTGCTGCTCAACGGCCTGCAGGGCGTCGACATCAACGGCGAGCCCTACAACAACGTGATGCCCGCCCAGGAGTCGCTCACCGATGCCCAGATTGCGGCCGTGCTCACCTACGTGCGCAATTCCTTCGGCAACAAAGCCAGCGCCGTGAGCGCAACCGAGGTGAAGGCCATTCGGGCCAATAATAAAAAATAG